Proteins co-encoded in one Halorussus lipolyticus genomic window:
- a CDS encoding ribose-phosphate diphosphokinase: MIISGSASQALSAELAAQLDEPLASVEYERFPDGELLAAAPGFAEEDADRAIVVASTVSSDAHVELLQLQDAAREWGADEIVTVLPYMGYARQDAAFEEGHPISARAVARAISSGTDRVLTVNPHENAVCDFFDVPAEPIDAAGRLADPLPEGLENPVFLSPDEGALDIAGTVRDAYGRGDTDYFEKVRHSGTEVELTPSDTDVAGRDVVVTDDIIATGSTMSGAVEILTDKGASRVFVTCVHPMLAADAYTKLSKAGVESICGTDTIERPVSDVSVAPAIAEKI, from the coding sequence ATGATTATCAGCGGGTCCGCCTCGCAGGCCCTCTCTGCGGAACTGGCCGCCCAACTGGACGAACCCCTCGCAAGCGTCGAGTACGAGCGATTCCCCGACGGCGAACTACTGGCGGCCGCGCCCGGATTCGCCGAGGAGGACGCCGACAGAGCCATCGTCGTGGCCTCGACAGTCTCGTCGGACGCCCACGTCGAGTTGCTTCAACTGCAGGACGCCGCCCGCGAGTGGGGTGCCGACGAAATCGTGACCGTCCTGCCCTACATGGGCTACGCCCGCCAAGACGCCGCCTTCGAGGAGGGCCACCCAATTTCGGCCCGCGCCGTCGCTCGGGCGATTTCGTCTGGCACCGACCGCGTGCTGACGGTCAACCCCCACGAGAACGCGGTCTGTGACTTCTTCGACGTGCCCGCCGAACCAATCGACGCCGCGGGCCGACTTGCGGACCCCCTTCCCGAGGGCCTCGAAAATCCCGTCTTCCTCTCGCCCGACGAAGGCGCGCTGGACATCGCTGGGACGGTCCGGGACGCCTACGGCAGAGGCGACACCGACTACTTCGAGAAGGTCCGCCACTCGGGCACCGAGGTCGAACTCACCCCGAGCGACACCGACGTTGCGGGCAGAGATGTGGTCGTGACCGACGACATCATCGCCACCGGGTCCACCATGTCCGGCGCTGTCGAAATCCTGACCGACAAGGGTGCGAGCAGGGTGTTCGTGACCTGCGTCCACCCGATGCTGGCCGCCGACGCCTACACGAAGCTCTCGAAGGCGGGCGTCGAGTCGATTTGCGGGACCGACACCATCGAGCGACCGGTCAGCGACGTCTCCGTCGCGCCTGCAATCGCCGAAAAAATCTGA
- a CDS encoding HIT family protein, producing the protein MSDDDCIFCQIVDGNIPSRKVFEDDTAMAFLDANPLAPGHTLVIPKEHHETLEETPEDVAAHVFGALHRLNTAVEHAVDADGTNVAFNNGEAAGQEVPHVHGHIIPRFDGDGGNPIHAVAGQRPDLSDEELDEIAEKIHNQR; encoded by the coding sequence ATGAGTGACGACGACTGCATCTTCTGTCAGATAGTCGATGGCAACATCCCGAGTCGCAAAGTCTTCGAGGACGACACCGCGATGGCCTTCCTCGACGCGAACCCGCTCGCGCCGGGCCACACGCTCGTCATCCCGAAGGAACACCACGAGACGCTCGAAGAAACCCCCGAGGACGTGGCGGCCCACGTCTTCGGCGCGCTCCACCGTCTGAACACCGCGGTCGAACACGCGGTAGACGCCGACGGAACCAACGTCGCGTTCAACAACGGCGAGGCCGCCGGCCAAGAGGTCCCGCACGTTCACGGTCACATCATCCCGCGCTTCGACGGCGACGGCGGCAACCCGATTCACGCCGTCGCGGGCCAGCGGCCGGACCTCTCTGACGAGGAGTTAGACGAAATCGCCGAGAAGATTCACAATCAGCGATAA
- the ileS gene encoding isoleucine--tRNA ligase: MSRFEEVDDQYEPHEVEDRVFDYWDETNAYEKTKEHRADEETFFFVDGPPYTSGSAHMGTTWNKTLKDAYIRYLRMQGYDVTDRPGYDMHGLPIETKVEEQLGFENKKDIEEFGEENFIQECKEFAEDQLEGLQSDFKSFGVWMDWDDPYKTVNPEYMEAAWWGFEQAHQKGLVEQGQRSISQCPRCETAIANNEVEYEDVSDPSIYVKFPLQDREGHLVIWTTTPWTIPANTFVAVDGDVTYQQVRAEKDGDEEVLYLADGCIEDVLKKGRYDDYEVEGEFTGDEMVGWKYDHPLDEEVPDHAEGEDALQVYTADYVEVDRTGLVHSAPGHGEEDFERGTELGLDIFCPVGGDGVYDDSAGKYAGEFVKDADDDIIADLESKGLMLSSGTTHHSYGHCWRCDTGIIQIVTDQWFITITDIKDDLLDNIEDSEWHPDWARDNRFRDFVEEAPDWNVSRQRYWGIPIPIWLPEDWDGSMENAIVVGDREELAELVDQDVDPDEVDLHKGTVDDLTITRDGTTYTRVPDVFDVWLDSSVASWGTLDYPSEEDDFEELWPADLIMEAHDQTRGWFWSQLGMATAAMGEIPYEEVLMHGYANMPDGRGMSKSKGILVDPHEVIEEHGTDPMRMFLLSANPQGEDMRFSWDETSEMQRDLNILWNVFRFPLPYMRLDDFDPQETTLEDVDEDLELVDEWVLARLQSVVAEMSDHWDDYRQDLALDALLNFVVEDVSRFYIQVVRERMWEEEDSASKQAAYATFYEVLSTVVALLAPYAPFVTEEIYGTLTGDSGYDSVHMLDWPEVDEYWQDTQLETDVTLLRAIEEAGSNARQQAERKLRWPVTRVVVNADDERTVEAVERHRDLLADRLNSREIQLVAPGDDWGELHYSAEADMSLLGPEFGDDAGRVMQALNDANIAEPTLDALENAVEDDTGMDVDLTDEMVEFVTQTPEGVTGVGFDIDGDQRGVVYVDTELTEDIESEGYAREVIRRVQEMRKEMDLDIEERIVLELDVADDRVAGLVDERMGLVKEEVRADEVGTVEDGHRKTWDVEGVEMEIAVALLAEAEA, encoded by the coding sequence ATGAGCAGGTTCGAGGAGGTAGACGACCAGTACGAACCCCACGAGGTCGAAGACCGGGTGTTCGACTACTGGGACGAGACGAACGCCTACGAGAAGACGAAGGAACATCGCGCCGACGAGGAGACCTTCTTCTTCGTGGACGGGCCACCGTACACCTCCGGGTCAGCCCACATGGGCACGACGTGGAACAAGACGCTGAAGGACGCTTACATCCGCTATCTGCGGATGCAGGGCTACGACGTGACCGACCGGCCGGGCTACGACATGCACGGCCTGCCCATCGAGACCAAAGTCGAGGAGCAGTTGGGCTTCGAGAACAAGAAGGACATCGAGGAGTTCGGCGAGGAGAACTTCATCCAAGAGTGCAAGGAGTTCGCCGAGGACCAACTCGAAGGACTCCAGTCCGACTTCAAGTCCTTCGGCGTCTGGATGGACTGGGACGACCCCTACAAGACGGTCAACCCCGAGTACATGGAGGCCGCGTGGTGGGGCTTCGAGCAGGCCCACCAGAAGGGCCTCGTGGAGCAGGGCCAGCGCTCCATCTCCCAGTGTCCTCGGTGTGAGACCGCCATCGCCAACAACGAGGTCGAGTACGAGGACGTTTCGGACCCCTCCATCTACGTCAAGTTCCCCTTGCAGGACCGCGAGGGCCACCTCGTCATCTGGACCACGACCCCGTGGACCATCCCCGCCAACACCTTCGTCGCGGTGGACGGCGACGTGACCTACCAGCAGGTCCGCGCCGAGAAAGACGGCGACGAGGAAGTCCTCTATCTCGCCGACGGATGCATCGAGGACGTTCTGAAGAAGGGCCGCTACGACGACTACGAGGTCGAAGGCGAGTTCACCGGCGACGAGATGGTCGGGTGGAAGTACGACCATCCCCTCGACGAGGAGGTCCCCGACCACGCCGAGGGCGAGGACGCGCTTCAGGTCTACACCGCCGACTACGTGGAAGTGGACCGGACTGGCCTCGTTCACTCCGCGCCCGGCCACGGTGAGGAGGACTTCGAGCGCGGCACCGAACTCGGACTGGACATCTTCTGTCCGGTCGGCGGCGACGGCGTGTACGACGACTCGGCCGGTAAGTACGCCGGCGAGTTCGTCAAGGACGCCGACGACGACATCATCGCCGACCTCGAATCGAAGGGTCTGATGCTCTCGTCGGGCACGACTCACCACAGTTACGGCCACTGTTGGCGGTGTGACACCGGCATCATCCAAATCGTCACGGACCAGTGGTTCATCACGATTACGGACATCAAAGACGACTTGCTGGACAACATCGAGGACAGCGAGTGGCACCCCGACTGGGCGCGGGACAACCGCTTCCGGGACTTCGTGGAGGAGGCCCCCGACTGGAACGTCTCCCGCCAGCGATACTGGGGCATCCCCATCCCCATCTGGCTCCCCGAAGACTGGGACGGAAGTATGGAGAACGCCATCGTCGTCGGCGACCGGGAGGAACTCGCGGAACTCGTGGACCAAGACGTGGACCCCGACGAGGTGGACCTCCACAAGGGCACCGTGGACGACCTCACCATCACCCGAGACGGGACCACCTACACCCGCGTCCCCGACGTGTTCGACGTGTGGCTGGACTCCTCGGTCGCCTCGTGGGGCACGCTAGACTACCCGAGCGAGGAGGACGACTTCGAGGAACTCTGGCCCGCCGACCTCATCATGGAGGCCCACGACCAGACCCGCGGGTGGTTCTGGTCGCAACTCGGCATGGCGACCGCCGCGATGGGCGAGATTCCCTACGAGGAGGTCCTGATGCACGGCTACGCCAACATGCCGGACGGTCGCGGCATGTCCAAGTCCAAGGGCATCCTCGTGGACCCCCACGAGGTCATCGAGGAACACGGCACCGACCCGATGCGGATGTTCCTCCTGTCGGCGAACCCGCAGGGCGAGGACATGCGCTTCTCGTGGGACGAGACCAGCGAGATGCAGAGAGACCTCAACATCCTCTGGAACGTCTTCCGGTTCCCCCTGCCCTACATGCGTCTGGACGACTTCGACCCGCAGGAGACCACCCTCGAAGACGTTGACGAGGACCTCGAACTCGTGGACGAGTGGGTGCTGGCCCGCCTCCAGTCGGTCGTCGCCGAGATGTCCGACCACTGGGACGACTACCGCCAAGACCTCGCGCTCGACGCCCTGCTGAACTTCGTGGTCGAGGACGTCTCCCGGTTCTACATTCAGGTCGTCCGCGAGCGAATGTGGGAGGAGGAAGACAGCGCGAGCAAGCAGGCCGCCTACGCCACCTTCTACGAGGTCCTCTCGACGGTCGTCGCCCTGCTGGCACCCTACGCGCCCTTCGTCACCGAGGAGATTTACGGCACCCTCACGGGCGATTCGGGCTACGATTCGGTCCACATGCTCGACTGGCCCGAAGTCGACGAGTACTGGCAGGACACCCAACTGGAGACCGACGTGACGCTCCTGCGCGCCATCGAGGAGGCCGGGTCGAACGCCCGCCAGCAGGCCGAGCGCAAACTCCGCTGGCCGGTGACGCGCGTCGTGGTCAACGCCGACGACGAGCGCACCGTCGAAGCGGTCGAGCGCCACCGCGACCTGCTGGCCGACCGGCTCAATTCGCGCGAAATCCAACTCGTCGCGCCCGGCGACGACTGGGGCGAACTCCACTACTCCGCCGAGGCCGACATGAGCCTCCTCGGTCCGGAGTTCGGCGACGACGCCGGCCGAGTCATGCAGGCGCTCAACGACGCCAACATCGCAGAGCCGACCCTCGACGCCCTCGAAAACGCAGTCGAGGACGACACCGGCATGGACGTTGACCTGACCGACGAGATGGTCGAGTTCGTCACCCAGACGCCCGAAGGCGTCACTGGCGTCGGCTTCGACATCGACGGCGACCAGCGCGGGGTCGTCTACGTCGATACCGAACTCACCGAGGACATCGAGAGCGAGGGCTACGCCCGCGAGGTCATCCGCCGAGTGCAGGAGATGCGCAAGGAGATGGACTTAGACATCGAGGAGCGCATCGTCCTCGAACTCGACGTGGCCGACGACCGAGTTGCCGGCCTCGTGGACGAGCGCATGGGTCTCGTGAAAGAGGAGGTCCGCGCCGACGAGGTTGGCACGGTCGAAGACGGCCACCGCAAGACGTGGGACGTGGAGGGCGTCGAGATGGAAATCGCAGTCGCTCTCCTCGCGGAAGCAGAAGCGTAG
- the glmM gene encoding phosphoglucosamine mutase, with protein MKVFGSSGTRGVANEELTPQFALKVAKAAGTVWRADRVAVARDTRATGKMLADAAASGLASVGANVDRLGIIPTPGAQAFAEREGTPVVMITASHNPPEYNGVKLIGDDGVELAVEELERIEQKFLAEKFDSVPWSQTGESRNVEGARREYVEALLAEIDREKIADADLTVALDPGHGAGSLTSPEFFRKLGCRVVTANSQADGHFPGRDPEPVPENLGDLGRLVSATDADVGIAHDGDADRAIFYDENGEYVEGDATLAALSAAELEPGDSVVSAVNVSQRLVDVADEQDAYLELTPIGSTNIITRIRELEKQGKDVPVAGEGNGGIFFPDYRLSRDGAYTAGKFLELLADRSASEVVAPYDGYHNVRINIEYDGDAEREALLAAAEREAQDSDADMTTLDGYRLDYGDSWVLARPSGTEPMVRIYAEARDEDQAEELAEEFEEKLRAAKAEV; from the coding sequence ATGAAAGTCTTCGGGTCGAGCGGGACTCGCGGGGTCGCCAACGAGGAGTTGACCCCCCAGTTCGCACTCAAAGTCGCCAAGGCCGCGGGGACGGTGTGGCGGGCCGACCGAGTAGCGGTCGCCCGCGACACCCGTGCCACCGGGAAGATGCTCGCCGACGCCGCCGCCAGTGGACTCGCCAGCGTCGGCGCGAACGTCGATAGACTAGGAATCATCCCCACGCCGGGCGCGCAGGCCTTCGCCGAGCGCGAGGGGACACCGGTCGTGATGATTACGGCCTCGCACAACCCGCCGGAGTACAACGGCGTCAAGCTAATCGGCGACGATGGGGTCGAACTCGCCGTCGAGGAGCTAGAGCGAATCGAACAGAAGTTCCTCGCCGAGAAGTTCGACTCGGTTCCGTGGAGCCAGACCGGCGAGAGCCGAAACGTCGAGGGAGCGCGCCGGGAGTACGTCGAGGCCCTGCTGGCCGAGATAGACCGCGAGAAAATCGCCGACGCCGACCTCACGGTCGCACTCGACCCCGGCCACGGCGCTGGGTCACTCACCAGCCCCGAGTTCTTCCGGAAACTCGGGTGTCGGGTCGTCACGGCCAACAGTCAGGCCGACGGCCACTTCCCCGGCCGCGACCCCGAACCGGTCCCGGAGAACCTCGGGGATTTGGGCCGACTCGTCTCCGCGACAGACGCCGACGTGGGAATCGCCCACGACGGGGACGCCGACCGCGCCATCTTCTACGACGAGAACGGCGAGTACGTCGAGGGCGACGCCACCCTCGCGGCGCTGTCTGCGGCCGAACTCGAACCCGGCGACTCGGTGGTCTCGGCCGTCAACGTCTCCCAGCGTCTGGTTGACGTGGCCGACGAGCAGGACGCCTACCTCGAACTCACCCCCATCGGTTCGACCAACATCATCACCCGCATCCGGGAACTCGAAAAGCAGGGCAAGGACGTGCCGGTCGCGGGCGAGGGCAACGGCGGCATCTTCTTCCCTGACTACCGACTCTCGCGCGACGGTGCCTACACCGCCGGCAAGTTCCTCGAACTGCTGGCCGACCGCTCGGCCAGCGAAGTCGTCGCGCCCTACGACGGCTATCACAACGTCCGCATCAACATCGAGTACGACGGCGACGCCGAGCGCGAGGCCCTGCTGGCGGCCGCAGAGCGCGAGGCCCAAGATTCGGACGCCGACATGACGACCCTCGACGGCTACCGCCTCGACTACGGCGACTCGTGGGTGCTGGCCCGACCCAGCGGCACCGAACCGATGGTCCGCATCTACGCCGAGGCCCGCGACGAGGACCAAGCCGAGGAGTTAGCCGAGGAGTTCGAAGAGAAACTGCGGGCCGCGAAGGCGGAAGTCTGA
- a CDS encoding DUF7118 family protein yields the protein MSESTTAARTDLPAKLADADQRYRDVEARIEEYGEETVEQVADAYRRAMDLLDRYEGQATGTGRENFQKFIQFQEKFATLVENLPDEMPERDAFETANDRFDKRRLNESDFEYARETLDSAGDIAGLLADREAALNEFREVRREIGHAIADLREEIAERERLVELGAADLDAPIEDIRDPIETYNAAVADAFAEFKSGGSARELLDFVAAVDDYPLVEFRDVPENLREYVQTREVGTEPVSDLLKYADYSNSKLDHYVEDPTELKRAVATNQTYLERLDADPLEIDWPPKPAADLRWRVEELVSVVARFADDEVVADLRSVQSVVRDESRFERLRTAAEAETELSDAERQKVASGEVESELSDLRDRKDRLEDARDEYPDR from the coding sequence ATGAGCGAGTCAACCACCGCGGCCCGGACCGACCTCCCCGCGAAACTCGCCGACGCCGACCAGCGCTACCGCGACGTCGAGGCCCGAATCGAGGAGTACGGCGAGGAGACTGTCGAACAGGTCGCCGACGCCTACCGGCGGGCGATGGACCTGCTGGACCGCTACGAGGGCCAAGCCACCGGGACCGGGCGCGAGAACTTCCAGAAGTTCATCCAGTTTCAGGAGAAGTTCGCCACGCTGGTCGAGAACCTGCCCGACGAGATGCCCGAGCGCGACGCCTTCGAGACTGCCAACGACCGGTTCGACAAGCGCCGACTCAACGAATCGGACTTCGAATACGCCCGCGAAACCCTCGACTCCGCGGGCGACATCGCGGGCCTGCTGGCCGACCGCGAGGCGGCCCTGAACGAATTCCGCGAGGTCCGCCGGGAAATCGGCCACGCCATCGCCGACCTCCGCGAGGAAATCGCCGAGCGCGAGCGACTGGTCGAACTCGGCGCGGCCGACTTGGACGCCCCAATCGAGGACATCCGCGACCCAATCGAGACCTACAACGCGGCGGTCGCCGACGCCTTCGCCGAGTTCAAGTCCGGGGGAAGCGCCCGCGAACTCCTCGATTTCGTCGCCGCGGTAGACGACTACCCCTTGGTCGAGTTCCGCGACGTGCCCGAGAACTTGCGGGAGTACGTCCAGACCCGCGAGGTGGGCACCGAACCCGTCTCGGACCTGCTGAAGTACGCCGACTACTCGAACTCCAAACTCGACCACTACGTCGAGGACCCCACCGAACTCAAGCGCGCCGTGGCGACCAACCAGACCTACCTCGAACGACTCGACGCCGACCCCCTCGAAATCGACTGGCCGCCGAAACCCGCCGCCGACCTCCGGTGGCGCGTCGAGGAGCTAGTCTCGGTCGTCGCCCGGTTCGCCGACGACGAGGTGGTCGCGGACCTCCGGAGCGTGCAGTCGGTCGTCAGAGACGAATCGAGATTCGAGCGCCTGCGGACCGCCGCCGAGGCCGAGACCGAACTCTCGGACGCCGAGCGCCAGAAGGTGGCGAGCGGCGAGGTGGAGTCGGAACTGTCGGATTTGCGGGACCGAAAAGACCGGTTAGAAGACGCACGAGACGAGTATCCCGACCGATAG
- a CDS encoding HVO_0234 family beta-propeller protein — MGISIDEKRVYDASEGPTPVYVVGDLGVARVDTSDDLVGEFGLAHRCTARDAAGRDGRLAVATDEDVLVGVFGDSDEEAVTFRPLGVGPTVAVGLGEGGVLLVAREEGTVVRGNAAVGGENESDWTELGELDDVRAIDGDFVAAESGVYRATDDGLRHVGLDSARDVSTDGVPLAATDGGLYRLGNGWLDERDGTFRAVGAAASSAGELGWAHAAGEGVLLGHDDGEWREVELPVKGEIVALDHGEEGAYAVTADGTFLLSVGDGWNHQILGIRGVRAVAAPQ, encoded by the coding sequence ATGGGCATCAGTATCGACGAGAAGCGGGTGTACGACGCCAGCGAAGGACCGACGCCGGTCTACGTCGTCGGGGACCTCGGCGTGGCGCGGGTCGATACCTCCGACGACCTCGTGGGCGAGTTCGGTCTCGCCCACCGATGCACGGCCCGCGACGCCGCGGGCAGAGACGGCCGCCTCGCAGTCGCTACCGACGAGGACGTGCTGGTCGGCGTCTTCGGCGACAGCGACGAGGAGGCAGTCACCTTCCGACCCCTCGGCGTCGGCCCCACCGTCGCGGTCGGTCTTGGCGAGGGCGGGGTCCTCCTCGTCGCGCGCGAGGAGGGCACCGTCGTTCGCGGGAACGCGGCGGTCGGCGGAGAGAACGAGAGCGACTGGACCGAACTCGGCGAACTGGACGACGTGCGCGCCATCGACGGCGATTTCGTGGCGGCGGAGTCGGGCGTTTATCGGGCCACCGACGACGGCCTCCGACACGTCGGCCTCGACAGTGCGCGGGACGTGTCCACCGACGGGGTGCCACTGGCCGCGACCGACGGCGGCCTCTACAGACTCGGCAACGGGTGGCTTGACGAGCGAGACGGCACGTTCCGGGCCGTCGGCGCGGCGGCGTCTTCCGCCGGGGAACTCGGATGGGCGCACGCCGCAGGTGAGGGGGTCCTCCTCGGCCACGACGACGGCGAGTGGCGCGAAGTCGAACTGCCCGTCAAGGGAGAAATCGTCGCGCTCGACCACGGCGAGGAGGGCGCGTACGCGGTCACTGCGGACGGCACTTTCCTGCTGTCGGTCGGCGACGGGTGGAACCACCAGATTCTCGGGATTCGCGGGGTTCGGGCGGTTGCCGCGCCCCAGTAG
- the hisI gene encoding phosphoribosyl-AMP cyclohydrolase, translating into MSDAPTAEADAESGADADDDPDARADAAVELDFGETGRIPAIAQDADSGEVLMLAYVTPEAVAQTRETGLAHYYSRSREELWQKGATSGHVQHVREVRADCDGDALLYLVDQEGGACHTGYESCFYRTLDGEEVGEKVFDPEDAYE; encoded by the coding sequence ATGAGCGACGCCCCCACCGCCGAGGCCGACGCCGAGAGCGGTGCCGACGCGGACGACGACCCGGACGCCCGAGCGGACGCCGCCGTCGAACTCGACTTCGGCGAGACCGGTCGCATTCCCGCAATCGCACAGGACGCAGACTCCGGCGAGGTGCTGATGCTGGCCTACGTCACCCCCGAGGCCGTCGCACAGACCCGCGAGACGGGACTGGCCCACTACTACTCCCGTAGCCGCGAGGAGTTGTGGCAGAAGGGCGCGACCAGCGGCCACGTCCAGCACGTCCGGGAGGTCCGGGCCGACTGCGACGGTGACGCTCTGCTGTACCTCGTTGACCAAGAGGGCGGCGCGTGCCACACGGGTTACGAGTCGTGCTTCTACCGGACCCTCGACGGCGAGGAGGTCGGCGAGAAGGTCTTCGACCCCGAGGACGCCTACGAGTAG
- a CDS encoding DUF7504 family protein — METKGHSESRSLHDEVESEACILLLAPSLHAATEDACLDLLSFDAPAEENVLWVTYTRSPDDCVEDWMAHVDSPPRNVQFVNVGETTRAAAQSGGSTASNVADQAVESLSSPGDLTGLGITLSEALKQWDGNGHRTVACFDSLTALLQYADLQTVYKFLHVLTGRFDAADVTAHFHLDPDACDQQTVSTLTSLFDTVVELDDGEWTVRSR; from the coding sequence ATGGAAACCAAGGGTCACAGCGAAAGCAGGTCGCTCCACGACGAGGTCGAGTCCGAGGCTTGCATCCTGCTCCTCGCGCCGTCGCTCCACGCGGCGACCGAAGACGCCTGCCTCGACCTCCTCTCGTTCGACGCGCCCGCCGAGGAGAACGTCCTGTGGGTGACGTACACTCGCTCGCCCGACGACTGCGTAGAGGACTGGATGGCACACGTCGATTCCCCGCCTCGGAACGTGCAGTTCGTCAACGTCGGCGAGACGACGCGCGCGGCGGCCCAGTCCGGCGGTTCGACCGCCTCGAACGTGGCCGACCAAGCCGTCGAGTCGCTGTCGAGTCCCGGCGACCTGACCGGCCTCGGAATTACACTCAGCGAGGCCCTCAAGCAGTGGGACGGCAACGGCCACCGGACCGTCGCCTGTTTCGACTCGCTGACCGCCCTCCTCCAGTACGCGGACCTCCAGACCGTCTACAAGTTCCTCCACGTCCTGACGGGTCGATTCGACGCGGCCGACGTGACCGCCCACTTTCACCTAGACCCCGACGCCTGCGACCAGCAGACGGTCAGCACGCTCACGTCGCTGTTCGACACGGTGGTCGAACTCGACGACGGCGAATGGACCGTCCGGAGCAGATAG